One Flavobacterium cerinum genomic window, TTTAAGATCGATTGCGAACTTCCGGAAACATGAAAAGCGACATCACCGTATTTCACAGGCGTTCCGTCTGTTATAAAAACATCCATCTGCAATCCCGGATCTACATATTGAAATACCTTACGGGCAAATTCAACTCCGGCCAGTATTCCTTCGTCTTTTACCAATAACTTTGCTTTTCCGGTAGCCGATTCCGGTATACAGGCTAACGAACTATGATCACCATCTCCTACATCTTCTCTAATAGCATTGGCGATTATCAAATCCAGTTCGTGCTGAAATTGTGCTTCTGAAATCATCTGTTTTCTATTGAGATGCTAAAATAGCGATTCATTTGAAGATTTAAAAATTTCTATTGACTTTAAACCTTTATTAACGCTACAATAACATCCCCTATTTATTTAAAAATTTATGCCTAAAATTCTTTCACAATTTACAGCATACGAGTCGATAAATTAAGTAACTTTATAAGGATTAACCGCTAACAGTTTTAGTTATGTGGCATACTCAAAAAATACGACTCTACTTTGAATTTTACAAAAGTACACTAGCTGTAAACCTCTTTATCTCCTTTATCTGGTTGTTTTACAGTCTGGGTACCTTTTTTATATCTTTTTGTACTTTCGGGCTTATTGCCGCGTTTCTTTTTAAAGAATATTACCGGAAAAACGAATACTATTTTTACCATAATAACAGTATTAGCCGGACTACTCTTTTTATGTTCTGTTTTATTCTCAATATTATTCTTTCTATTGTTATTAAAATCCTGAGCTATGAACTATTGCCTTGAAGCAGACAGCATCATCAAATCCTATGGTGATGATCCGCTACTGACCGATATTTACCTGAAATGCGAAACGAATGATATTATCGGTATTTTAGGACGGAACGGTACCGGCAAATCGACTTTGCTAAAAATACTTTTCGGTACAATGGAAGCCGAAAACAAGTCAATCCGGATTAACAATACGGTTTACGAAACACCTTACCAACAAAAGAACCTGTTTGCTTTTTTACCTCAAAATCATTTTATCCCCGGATATTTTAGTGTCGAAAAAGCTATTTCCTTATTTTTACCATCAGCGATCGGCATTTCATTATATGAAGATTCAGTTATTCGGAGCATTCGCAGTAAAAAAATCCGGGATTTATCAGCCGGAGAACTGCGTTATCTTGAGGTGAAACTGGTTTTACATCTTGAATCTCATTTTGTTTTGCTGGATGAACCTTATTCAAGTCTGTCGCCGCTTTTAACCGATGACATCAACCGGCAAATTGAAGAAAAGACAGCCCAAAAAGGTTTTATCATTACCGATCACCATTATGAAAGTATTTTTAAAATAGCGACTAAAATATATCTGTTAAAAAACGGACAAGCCTATCCGATCCGAAACAAACTGGAACTGGTCGAAATGGGCTATTTAAAATCCAATATGTTATAAAATGAAAATCCACACCCGTACATTCGACGCCTTTACCATTACCACCGACAAATCCAAGCTCGACATCAACGTTATTCATCGCTATTTATCCGGTGAATCGTACTGGAGCAAAGACATCCCGATAGAACGTATTCAGAAATCCATAGAAAACGCTTTGTGTTTCGGAGTTTATCACAATGATCAACAAATTGGGTATGCCAAAGTTGTTTCCGATTTCTCCACTATGGCTTATCTGGGTGATGTTTTTATACTGGAAAGCTATCGCGGCCAAGGATTATCCAAACAACTGATGGAAACCATCATGTCACATCCGGAATTACAAAATTTACGCCGTTGGATTTTGCTTACGGCCGATGCACACGAATTATATAAAAAATACGGATGGCAACCGATAGCCAGTCCGGAAAAATGGATGGAAATCCACCAGCCGGATATTTTCCGTAAGCTATAAAAACAAAAAGGGATGTCATTAATCCAACATCCCTTTTACAATTATTTCCGTATAAAATTAAACCGCTTTTAAAGCTGTTAGCAACAAATCGATATCTTCATTTGTATTGTAGTGGCTTAATGAAATCCGCAGGCTCGGTTTTTTAACATCTGCTTCTGATAATATTTCAGCCAATACATGCGACGGCTTAACACTTCCCGACTGACAAGCACTTCCTCTCGACACTGCAATTCCTTTCATATCCAGATGAAACAAGATCATAGCTGTTTTATCATCCGAAAAAGGCAATAATACATTTACAATATTATAAAAACCGTTTTCACCTCCGTTAATCATTGCGCCCGGAAATGTCGTTTTCAGTTTATCTGTCAAATATTGTTTTAACGATGTCACGTGATTGCGTTCGGATTCTAAATTCAGATATGCTAATTCCAACGCTTTTGCCATACCGACAATCTGATGTATTCCTTCCGTTCCGGCACGCAATCCCTTTTCCTGTTCACCTCCGTATAATAACGGTTGTAATCCTGTATTTTTTCGGACAAAAGCAAAACCGACTCCTTTCGGACCGTGAAATTTATGCGCACTTGCCACGATAAAATCAACCGGTAATGCCTGCAAATCCATTTCCATTTTCCCTATTGACTGTACGGTATCCGAATGAAAATAGGCTCCGTATTGCTTACAGATCCGTCCGGTTCTTTCCAAATCCAGGATTGTTCCGGTTTCGTTATTCACATGAATCAGACTCACTATGGTTTTCAATTCCTGATCCAATAGTTCGCTTAAATGCGTAAAATCGACCGTTCCGTCGGCATTTAGCTTTACATAATCGACCTGAATAGCATATTCTTTTTGAAGTGCTTCAACCGTATGCAAAACCGCATGATGTTCCACTTTCGATGTAATGATACGGATTACGCCCAAATCTTTTACAGCCGATCGCAATATCCAGTTATCCGCTTCCGTACCGCACGAAGTGAATATAATCTCCTGCGCAGTCGCATTTAAATGCTTTGCTATGGACTTTCGAGCCGTTTCCAATAATACTTTAGCACTACGTCCGAAACTATGCGTAGAAGACGGATTTCCGTATTCTTCCGTCAGTACTTTCATCATTTCCTGAGCGACTTCCGGCCGAATAGCAGTCGTAGCCGCATTATCAAGATATACTTTTTTCATAATTATACTTCCAATTGTTTTTTAGTACGCTTAAATAGTAATTTTTCGTTAAAAACCACTATTGAAAGCAAGATCAGCGAATAGGCCAATAACTGCAATCCCGTTACCGGTTCTTTAAAATAGAAAACAGCTAACAGGAAATTAATGATCGGATTGATATAGATCATGATTCCCACCGTTGCCGAACTGACTCCTTTGAGCGCGTACAAATTCAAAAATAAGGGGATTATCGTAAACAACACAACGATTACGAATAAACAAATATAAAACAAACCTTCCGTTGGCAATGCTCCGCTATACACCGGATAAAACGGCAGCATAAATAATCCGGCGATCAACAACTGAACATTTAACAGCAGGAACTTATCCATTTCACTGTTCTTTCGTTGGCTAACTAAATATAAGGCATACGTAGCCGCCACAATCAAACTATAGAAGATATCCATAAAATGATTATAGGACAACAATACACAGCTAAAAACACTAATTCCTACAGCCGTCCATTGCCAGATACTCAATTTTTCCCGAAGAATAAAATAGGCAAAAACCGTAGTCAATATCGGACAGACCATATAAGCAAACGAAGCCGCTTTGACACTCACATGATTCATCACATAGATAAAAAAGAACCAGTTTGCCATTAACAGTAAAGCACCGCCGAAAGTCAGAAACAGAATTTGTCGTTTGTGATTCGGCAGCATATTTTTAAAAGCAGCAATATCTTTTTTGATAATCTGACCACGGAACAAAACGTTGATCAACGACATAAGGATAACGCCCAAAAAAACGCGGTAAAATAAAATATCGAGCGAAGGATAATGATGAATGGGTTTTAGTCCTAAACTGAAAAATCCCCAGATCAAAAAGGCTACAAAAGCAGCCAGGTAGTATTTTGTTGCTTTCATCAGAAAATAAAATTCGGAACAAAGGTAACGATTTCCCTTGCTCCGAATTCTATTTTAGGTTTTTCTTAATTATAATTAATGTCCGCTTTTGACTTCAATAACATCAACATCAATTTTTTGTCGGGCTAATATCGATTTTACGATAATAGCGAAGAATGTCAGGTAAGCGAAACACAGCACCGGAATCACATAGGAATTGTGAATTCCGATTATATCAGCCAGTTTTCCTTGAATCGGAGGAATAATACCACCACCCAGAATCATCATTACTAAAAATGCCGATCCCTGTGCTGTATATTTTCCTAATCCCATTAACGAAAGACTAAAAATAGCCGGCCACATGATACTACAAGCCAATCCACCGGCAAGGAAAGCATAAACAGCAACCATTCCTTCCGTTAAAAGTCCGGTTATCATCGCTGCCAATCCTAAACAACCGAAAACCATCAGCGTTCTTGCCGGTTTATCCTGACTCAGGAAAAAGGCTCCGATCTGAGCCAATACGCAAATTACATAATAGTAAAGCGGCGTTACATCCTGTCCAACCAGGCGATTCAACCTTAAAACTACCAAAAAGGCGATTAACGGCACCACAATTAAGGCTATCATTCTTTTTGTTTTACTCAGATTAAAAACACTTATAGCTCCGGCCCAACGCCCGATCATAAGACTCCCCCAATACATCGAAATATACGGAGCGATTTCAGAAGATTGATATCCGCCGAATTCCGGTAGTTTTAACAACTCACCAAGATTACTCCCGATAGCCACTTCCACTCCCACATAGGTAAAGATCGCTAACATTCCCAGAACCAATTGCGGATACTGCATGGCACCCCAACCTTCACTTCGTTTTAAGGCGCTTTGCTTCACAAATAACAATCCGCCGATGATCACGACTAATGCACCGGATAACCAATACATCCTCTCCTTTTCCAATGGTTTCTTCAGTTCTTTAATCTCAGCTTGAATCGTTTTTACTTTATTATCAATCTGCACATGATCCTCATTAACCGAGATATTCTTTTTTAAAGTTTCAATCTTTATTTCGAGTCCTTCAATTTTTTTCGCAGCTTCGCTTTTATAACTATTAAATACCTGCGTAAAAATCAACGCCAGCAATACTGTCATTACAATCAGAAAGCGCATTGCTTTTCCCGCTTTTTCCATCGGTTCATCCGAAACACCGGCCGGTACTTTTTTCGAAAAATAAAACATCGCCGCTGCTCCCAGAAATAACAAACCAACGCCAATATACAGCCAAATCACTTTATCCAATTCCAGATGTTTAATCTGTTCGTCTGTTACGGATGCTGTAGAACCAAACAAAGCAAGCCCTACCATAATCGGTCCGATAGTCGTTCCGAATGAATTAATTCCACCGCCAAGATTTACCCTACTGGCTCCTGTTTTCGGATCGCCCAATGAAATCGCAAACGGGTTAGCCGCAGTTTGCTGTAACGAAAACCCCAGAGCCACAATAAACAATCCGATCAGCATACCGAGATAGACATTACTTTTCACGGCCACGATCATCGCTCCGGCACCCAATGCAGAAAACAAAAGACCGTATACGATACTTTTCTTGTATCCCCATTTACCGACAACATCACTCCCTTTTAGCGTACCGAAGATAAACAACAGCAAAGCTCCCATATAATAGGCCGTATAAAAAGCAAAATCGATAAGCTGTGACTGAAATTGGTCGAGTTCGAAATAATGTTTACAGAAAGGAATAAAAATACTATTTCCGGCAGCAATAAATCCCCAGAAAAAAAACACGTTGATTAGTGTGTACAGTGCCGGGTAATTTGTCTTCGTTGACGATACATCCATAAGTACAGGAAGTTGATTTAGGTTAGTTATGCGTTTCAAATATAGCAATTAAGTTGAATTTCATTCGATCCGCCCGGAGTAAATACAAAAAAAGTTACTTTTGTTGGAAATTCTATAATCAAATGAAAAAAGTTTTTAGTGCATTTATATGCTTATTCCTTCTGAATAGTTGCGACGATGGGGACATTGTTGTAGAAACGTTTGACTTTGGCACTGCCGCCGTTCAAAAGTGTTCCAACAACGATATCTTACTTAAAACCAGCGGCAACCAGTTGATGCTTTTAAATATCGGTCCGGAGTATTTTAAAAATACGGAAGGAGTTCAAACCTATACTATTCTCAATTCTTCAGATATCATTTACCGTTCGTATACCGGTGCTGTAACCAATAGTTCCATTTGCGCAACAATTCCGCCTTCTACTCCTTCTGTAGTCGACGAATACAATGTAAGTCCGGGAGGAACCGTGCAGGTTACCACCACCATGATTCCGACTGTAGATGCAACATCGTTATCCACCCGAATCACTTATAGCCATTTGATCAAATTTAAAAACGTACAATTCGTTAATAATGCTGCTACTATTTCGTTCCCGGAATATTTATTCGGAACCTACACTTCGGCTAATAACGTACTGAGTTTTTCGTTTCCGAATGCTGAAATACAAACTTGTTCCTACAATAAAATATTCTTAAAAAACGGTGGTCAGTTTTTACTGTTAGATCTACCGGCAGGTTCCTATCCGAATCAGGTCGGAACGCAAACGATCAACTTAGGCGATACCGCCAAAGCCACTTACAGAATGTTTACCAGCACAACAACCAGCGTGGATTTTCCGGCTTCATTAGCCTGTTCTACAACCACACCTTCTCCGTTTGTTTTAAGCGAAGAATGGGTTGCCGATGAAGGTGTTGCTACCATCGTTACAACCGAAATTTTTGACCCGACAAACACTACAGTTATCGGCTACAAACACAACATCAAATTCCAAAATATCAAGTATAAAAAAGGAACACAATCCTTCACGCATCCGGAATTTACATTCGGTGACTACATCACCAACTAACATAACAATATTCTAAATAAAATAAAAAGGCCGGATTAATTATCCGGCCTTTTTTATTGACTAGCGATTAGGATTCTGTTTAAAATAAACCGCCGTTGCGCCCAGTCCGTATTTCTGATAATCGGCATCCTGAAAGACGATATTATCATAACGTCCAAGTAGAAAATCCAACTCCGCTTTTAAAATTCCTTCTCCGATTCCGTGAATAAAAACGATTCTCGGAATCCTGTTTTTCAATGCAAATTCGATCTGTCGTTGTGCCGTTTCCATTTGCAAAGTAAGGATATCATAGTTCGACATTCCTCTTTTAGAAGGCACTAATTTTTCGATATGCAAATCGATTTCCAGTACAAAATCATCCTTTCGGGAACGCTTTTCTTTTACAAAAGAGCGCTTTTTAGGCAGCTCTTTCTCTTTCAAAACGGCATCTAAAGTCATTCCTGAATTAAACACGTCTAACTTGCTGGATTTATCCATTTTAATTAATTCGTTGACAAAAAATGTCATCAAAAAACCATCCTTAGTTTCCACTAAAACCTGATCTTTTTTCACTTCTTTAACCACACCGCTGATATCCTCATCTAACGCTGCAACATGATCACCTACACTAAACATCCCTTTCCTCCTCTTCCTGATTTTTA contains:
- a CDS encoding EamA family transporter — translated: MKATKYYLAAFVAFLIWGFFSLGLKPIHHYPSLDILFYRVFLGVILMSLINVLFRGQIIKKDIAAFKNMLPNHKRQILFLTFGGALLLMANWFFFIYVMNHVSVKAASFAYMVCPILTTVFAYFILREKLSIWQWTAVGISVFSCVLLSYNHFMDIFYSLIVAATYALYLVSQRKNSEMDKFLLLNVQLLIAGLFMLPFYPVYSGALPTEGLFYICLFVIVVLFTIIPLFLNLYALKGVSSATVGIMIYINPIINFLLAVFYFKEPVTGLQLLAYSLILLSIVVFNEKLLFKRTKKQLEV
- a CDS encoding Smr/MutS family protein, with product MFSVGDHVAALDEDISGVVKEVKKDQVLVETKDGFLMTFFVNELIKMDKSSKLDVFNSGMTLDAVLKEKELPKKRSFVKEKRSRKDDFVLEIDLHIEKLVPSKRGMSNYDILTLQMETAQRQIEFALKNRIPRIVFIHGIGEGILKAELDFLLGRYDNIVFQDADYQKYGLGATAVYFKQNPNR
- a CDS encoding MFS transporter — its product is MDVSSTKTNYPALYTLINVFFFWGFIAAGNSIFIPFCKHYFELDQFQSQLIDFAFYTAYYMGALLLFIFGTLKGSDVVGKWGYKKSIVYGLLFSALGAGAMIVAVKSNVYLGMLIGLFIVALGFSLQQTAANPFAISLGDPKTGASRVNLGGGINSFGTTIGPIMVGLALFGSTASVTDEQIKHLELDKVIWLYIGVGLLFLGAAAMFYFSKKVPAGVSDEPMEKAGKAMRFLIVMTVLLALIFTQVFNSYKSEAAKKIEGLEIKIETLKKNISVNEDHVQIDNKVKTIQAEIKELKKPLEKERMYWLSGALVVIIGGLLFVKQSALKRSEGWGAMQYPQLVLGMLAIFTYVGVEVAIGSNLGELLKLPEFGGYQSSEIAPYISMYWGSLMIGRWAGAISVFNLSKTKRMIALIVVPLIAFLVVLRLNRLVGQDVTPLYYYVICVLAQIGAFFLSQDKPARTLMVFGCLGLAAMITGLLTEGMVAVYAFLAGGLACSIMWPAIFSLSLMGLGKYTAQGSAFLVMMILGGGIIPPIQGKLADIIGIHNSYVIPVLCFAYLTFFAIIVKSILARQKIDVDVIEVKSGH
- a CDS encoding ATP-binding cassette domain-containing protein; this encodes MNYCLEADSIIKSYGDDPLLTDIYLKCETNDIIGILGRNGTGKSTLLKILFGTMEAENKSIRINNTVYETPYQQKNLFAFLPQNHFIPGYFSVEKAISLFLPSAIGISLYEDSVIRSIRSKKIRDLSAGELRYLEVKLVLHLESHFVLLDEPYSSLSPLLTDDINRQIEEKTAQKGFIITDHHYESIFKIATKIYLLKNGQAYPIRNKLELVEMGYLKSNML
- a CDS encoding cysteine desulfurase family protein, with protein sequence MKKVYLDNAATTAIRPEVAQEMMKVLTEEYGNPSSTHSFGRSAKVLLETARKSIAKHLNATAQEIIFTSCGTEADNWILRSAVKDLGVIRIITSKVEHHAVLHTVEALQKEYAIQVDYVKLNADGTVDFTHLSELLDQELKTIVSLIHVNNETGTILDLERTGRICKQYGAYFHSDTVQSIGKMEMDLQALPVDFIVASAHKFHGPKGVGFAFVRKNTGLQPLLYGGEQEKGLRAGTEGIHQIVGMAKALELAYLNLESERNHVTSLKQYLTDKLKTTFPGAMINGGENGFYNIVNVLLPFSDDKTAMILFHLDMKGIAVSRGSACQSGSVKPSHVLAEILSEADVKKPSLRISLSHYNTNEDIDLLLTALKAV
- a CDS encoding GNAT family N-acetyltransferase → MKIHTRTFDAFTITTDKSKLDINVIHRYLSGESYWSKDIPIERIQKSIENALCFGVYHNDQQIGYAKVVSDFSTMAYLGDVFILESYRGQGLSKQLMETIMSHPELQNLRRWILLTADAHELYKKYGWQPIASPEKWMEIHQPDIFRKL